The sequence below is a genomic window from Candidatus Binataceae bacterium.
CAACCACCCGCGGTTAACGCGTTCGAGATTCGCGATCGCGACTGGATCTATGCCCGCCGCCGAAAGCAGAGTCACTGAGATCGGGCGGTCGATACCGTCGACAACATAGACGTCGCCGCGTCGGCTGTCGTGTTGCATGTGGGGCGCCCGGTCTTTGAAACGACGGTCGATGCGGGACAGATAAGCGTCGGGCGGTTCAGTTACGTGCGAATCGGCGGAGAGGACCGGCTTCAACATTGACGGTTTCCTCCTGAACTGCGATTTGCTACCCGGCTTCGGCGCGCGCCCGGCGAGTAGAGCAACCTCTTCATTCGACTTACCCCGGCCCGTGATGTTGAATCGAATCTGCAAAAAGGACGATTCAAAGTCAAATCAGTCTTCAGTTAGTCAGCACGGATGGCCCCGGGGCGGACAGGAGCGCGTGCAAGCATTGACCTAACCGTAAGGAGTCCGGCTATGAAGCGAAGCATCAACCGCATCCTGGTTTCGCACGCAGGCAGCCTGCCCCGGCCCGAAGACTTGCGGACGATGCTGGCAGCCAAGCAGGGCGGACGATCGGACGACCCGGATGCTTTGCAGCAGAAGGTACGAAGTGCGGTCGCGGAAGTCGTGCGGGCTCAGGCTGCCGCAGGAATCGACATAGTTAATGATGGTGAGCTCTCGAAGGTCAATTTTACCAGTTACGCTCGCGAGCGCTTGAGCGGCATCTCACAGCGCCGCAACGATTCCGGTCAACCTGCATTCAAGATCTGGGGGCGGGACGAGGCGGAATTCCCGGAGTATTTCGCCAGAATCAACTTCGGCATCGGTGGGGCAGAGTGCGACGGTCCGCTGAAGTATACGGGGCAGGAAGCGGTGCGTGGCGACATCGAGAACTTCAAAGACGCGCTCAAGGGGGTGAAGGTCGAGGAGGCGTTCCTGCCCGCGGTGGCACCGGGAACGATCGAGCACTGGCTAGGAAATAAGTACTACCCGAGCGACGAAGCCTATCTCTCAGCGATCGCCGACGCCATGCACGAAGAGTACACCGCTATTACGGGGGCAGGCCTGATTCTTCAGATTGACGACCCGGACCTTGCCGACGGGTGGCAACTCCATCCGGAAATGGATGTAGCCGCTTACCGCAAATTTGCAGCCTTACGCATCGAAGCGCTCAATCACGCGCTCCGCGGAATTCCCGCGGAGCGTGTTCGTTTTCATATGTGTTGGGGGAGCTATCACGGTCCGCACAAGTATGACATCGCGCTCAGAGACATCGTCGACCTGATCCTCAAGGTGAATGCCGAATGCTACTCAATCGAGGCTTCCAATCCGTGCCACGAGCACGAGTGGCGGGTCTGGGAGGAA
It includes:
- a CDS encoding cobalamin-independent methionine synthase II family protein — its product is MKRSINRILVSHAGSLPRPEDLRTMLAAKQGGRSDDPDALQQKVRSAVAEVVRAQAAAGIDIVNDGELSKVNFTSYARERLSGISQRRNDSGQPAFKIWGRDEAEFPEYFARINFGIGGAECDGPLKYTGQEAVRGDIENFKDALKGVKVEEAFLPAVAPGTIEHWLGNKYYPSDEAYLSAIADAMHEEYTAITGAGLILQIDDPDLADGWQLHPEMDVAAYRKFAALRIEALNHALRGIPAERVRFHMCWGSYHGPHKYDIALRDIVDLILKVNAECYSIEASNPCHEHEWRVWEEVKLPEGKSLMPGVVGHASDFVEHPQLVAERLLRYAPLVGHENLMAGTDCGLGTRVGHPKIAWAKFHAMAEGARLATRQLWKN